From Myxococcales bacterium, the proteins below share one genomic window:
- a CDS encoding sigma 54-interacting transcriptional regulator: MVETRTRVLNWFVRGGVVVRQGGERVLVDVDPVVVGRDEGAHVRFDDPEVSALHCELRASTEGIVLKDLGSTNGTFVGKVRVREVLLGERTEITVGQTTFVVEPTGKKRVDIGFSASFGGLVGSSAKMRRLYGVLEKVAPTPLSVLILGETGTGKEVVAKSVHDASPRKNGPFVVVDCGSIPPTLAESLLFGHEKGAFTGANERRKGALAEASSGTLFLDELGELPIELQPKLLRALAERQVKRVGASSFEPIDVRLLAATRRDLGAEMNAGRFRSDLFFRIAQVRVEMPSLRERTADIPEIVAAVCARQGLPERADAVVAWIEKNLAHHDWPGNVRELVNVAEVAATLADSPEAIDDVLTLARPGGGDAARAFVGPSGAEGGDDVGFTESKRAAVAAFERGYFQSLSESTKGNVSEMARRAGMERHHVRAYLRKYGIR, from the coding sequence ATGGTGGAGACTCGGACGCGTGTCCTCAACTGGTTCGTGCGCGGGGGCGTCGTGGTTCGCCAGGGCGGTGAGCGGGTGCTCGTCGACGTGGACCCGGTGGTGGTCGGTCGCGACGAAGGGGCTCACGTCCGCTTCGACGATCCCGAGGTGAGCGCGCTCCACTGCGAGCTCCGCGCCTCGACCGAGGGCATCGTGCTGAAGGACCTCGGCTCGACCAACGGCACCTTCGTCGGGAAGGTGCGCGTGCGCGAGGTGCTGCTCGGCGAGCGGACGGAGATCACCGTCGGCCAGACCACGTTCGTCGTGGAGCCCACAGGAAAGAAGCGGGTCGACATCGGCTTCTCGGCGAGCTTCGGCGGCCTCGTGGGCTCGTCGGCCAAGATGCGCAGGCTCTACGGCGTGCTCGAGAAGGTCGCGCCCACGCCGCTCAGCGTGCTCATCCTCGGCGAGACCGGCACGGGCAAAGAGGTGGTCGCCAAGTCGGTCCACGACGCCTCACCCCGGAAAAATGGGCCTTTCGTGGTGGTCGACTGCGGCTCGATCCCACCCACGCTCGCGGAGAGCTTGCTCTTCGGCCACGAGAAGGGCGCGTTCACGGGCGCGAACGAGCGTCGCAAGGGGGCGCTCGCCGAGGCGAGCTCGGGGACCCTCTTCCTCGACGAGCTCGGGGAGCTGCCGATCGAGCTGCAGCCGAAGCTCCTCCGGGCGCTCGCCGAGCGGCAGGTGAAGCGGGTGGGCGCGTCGAGCTTCGAGCCGATCGACGTGCGCTTGCTCGCGGCCACGCGCCGTGATCTCGGGGCCGAGATGAACGCGGGGCGCTTCCGCTCCGACCTCTTCTTCCGCATCGCGCAGGTGCGCGTGGAGATGCCCTCTCTCCGCGAGCGCACGGCCGACATCCCCGAGATCGTGGCTGCCGTGTGCGCGCGCCAGGGCCTCCCCGAGCGGGCCGACGCCGTGGTCGCGTGGATCGAGAAGAACCTCGCCCACCACGACTGGCCCGGCAACGTGCGCGAGCTCGTCAACGTGGCCGAGGTCGCGGCGACGCTGGCCGACAGCCCCGAGGCGATCGACGACGTGCTCACCCTCGCGCGACCGGGCGGAGGCGATGCGGCGCGGGCGTTCGTCGGACCTTCGGGGGCCGAGGGTGGCGACGACGTGGGCTTCACCGAGTCGAAGCGCGCCGCCGTGGCCGCGTTCGAGCGCGGGTACTTCCAGTCGCTCTCCGAGAGCACCAAAGGCAACGTCAGCGAGATGGCCCGGCGGGCCGGCATGGAACGCCACCACGTGCGCGCCTATCTGCGAAAGTACGGAATTCGTTAG
- a CDS encoding PilZ domain-containing protein, whose product MTKRSHLTPPAGVPITGVHAMRREGARREVSERVVLRKGGAVVEGWALNVSRGGVRLITEDPVALGDVYDVTLGDEPRERSARVVWIQEEPDGMVCGLAYVPAADEGPKTVPPPPPGSKVL is encoded by the coding sequence TTGACCAAACGTAGCCACCTGACACCTCCGGCCGGTGTGCCCATCACGGGCGTCCACGCGATGCGACGAGAGGGGGCGCGGCGCGAGGTGTCCGAGCGGGTGGTTCTGCGCAAGGGCGGCGCCGTGGTCGAGGGGTGGGCCCTCAACGTGAGCCGCGGCGGGGTTCGCCTCATCACGGAGGATCCTGTCGCGCTCGGGGACGTGTACGACGTCACCCTGGGCGACGAGCCTCGCGAGCGCTCGGCTCGGGTCGTGTGGATCCAAGAAGAGCCCGACGGGATGGTGTGTGGCCTCGCCTACGTGCCCGCCGCGGACGAGGGGCCCAAGACCGTGCCGCCCCCGCCGCCCGGTTCCAAGGTGCTCTGA
- a CDS encoding alpha/beta hydrolase, translating to MARETQHVRANGQDHPVIVWEPAHSPARATVVLLHGYMDAPGTFADVVPALLHAGLRVLAPHQRGFGEGPRVPAGAYYHFPDYVHDLAEIVDVLVPNEPFFLVGHSMGGTVATMYAGAFPERVTRLALLEGTGPIDNPPGVAPIRMRKWIEDVRALATKEKKPVRSPEDALRRLAQNHGQVPVEVLRQRLDDLLGVQPDGTYEWLFDPLHRTLSPSPFFVATYKEFAKRVACPVLVVDGGPSGYQPPDEAERVASFADVSKESLPNAGHMLHWTEPAALARLLVEFFAPA from the coding sequence ATGGCGAGAGAGACGCAACACGTGCGCGCAAATGGGCAAGACCATCCGGTGATCGTGTGGGAGCCCGCGCACTCCCCCGCACGCGCCACGGTCGTGCTGCTGCACGGCTACATGGATGCGCCGGGCACCTTCGCGGACGTGGTGCCGGCGCTCCTCCACGCGGGGCTCCGGGTGCTCGCCCCGCACCAACGCGGCTTCGGCGAGGGCCCGCGCGTGCCCGCCGGCGCGTACTACCACTTCCCCGACTACGTGCACGACCTCGCCGAGATCGTCGACGTGCTCGTGCCGAACGAGCCGTTTTTCCTCGTGGGGCACTCCATGGGCGGCACCGTGGCGACCATGTACGCCGGGGCCTTCCCCGAGCGTGTCACGCGGCTCGCCCTGCTCGAGGGCACGGGCCCCATCGACAACCCGCCTGGCGTCGCGCCCATTCGGATGCGCAAGTGGATCGAGGATGTTCGCGCCCTCGCGACCAAAGAGAAGAAGCCCGTGCGCTCCCCGGAGGACGCGCTCCGGAGGCTTGCCCAGAACCACGGCCAAGTGCCCGTCGAGGTGCTCCGGCAGCGCCTCGACGACCTCCTCGGGGTCCAGCCCGACGGCACGTACGAGTGGCTCTTCGACCCGCTCCATCGCACCTTGTCGCCCTCGCCGTTCTTCGTTGCAACCTACAAGGAATTCGCGAAGCGCGTGGCGTGCCCGGTGCTGGTGGTCGACGGCGGGCCCTCGGGGTACCAACCTCCCGACGAGGCCGAGCGTGTGGCGTCGTTCGCCGACGTGAGTAAGGAGAGCCTGCCGAACGCGGGGCACATGCTCCACTGGACCGAGCCCGCGGCGCTCGCGAGGCTGCTCGTCGAGTTCTTCGCGCCGGCGTGA
- a CDS encoding peptidylprolyl isomerase: protein MLDLFRKRGLTSVVYGAIIVATILVFIIGFRPNAGQKLGSIKEECVADVHGSCIDPRTQRAAYRLLIPRGQGGELLTARAEGMGLGKISVDGLIERELLAQEATRLGITVSDDEVTDSIFAGFILVSVPSDNPQLAYTLGVRDGRINPMLYGAFRDPKTKTFDSKVYERTVRGMTGRSPAEFREWQHRELLAARMRDVVRAPVRISESEVWDRYVDEKSTAALNYIPVRASYMEKYAVTATDAQVEEWAKDATNAATVEGNTIRHVLVKIDKSAKDEDKAAAKAKLEAAIDRIKKGAPFADVAKEVSNDTGSAMRGGDVGTKTDGFVEPFKKAADALKPGEMSGAVETQFGFHVIRKDDDGKEKRKKAYLKAKSLEAAKDLASKILAEIKAGKSPDDVTKAAIAPLVKAPPPAPAPAPQASKDAGADAASGDAGAPPPKVYVADTDQERPQPLTGSAVNRQAPPIPGIPEDADTKVRLFAFESKPGAIMDEPLRVDDGFMIVLIREQKPATQADFEKDRDGYASMLLAAKQAEALALYVQRLREASKANIKTNLDLATGQKRKGDAGAPSPMDDDDGM from the coding sequence ATGTTGGACCTCTTCCGAAAGCGCGGGCTCACGTCGGTCGTCTACGGCGCCATCATCGTCGCCACGATCCTCGTCTTCATCATCGGCTTCCGCCCGAACGCCGGACAGAAGCTCGGCTCGATCAAAGAAGAGTGCGTCGCCGACGTCCACGGGAGCTGCATCGACCCGCGCACCCAACGCGCGGCCTACCGCTTGCTCATTCCGCGCGGCCAAGGCGGCGAGCTGCTCACGGCCCGCGCCGAGGGCATGGGGCTCGGGAAGATCTCGGTCGACGGCCTCATCGAGCGCGAGCTCCTCGCCCAAGAGGCCACCCGCCTCGGCATCACCGTCAGCGACGACGAGGTGACCGACTCGATCTTCGCCGGGTTCATCCTCGTCAGCGTCCCGTCGGACAACCCCCAGCTCGCGTACACGCTCGGCGTCCGCGACGGGCGCATCAACCCGATGCTCTACGGCGCTTTCCGCGACCCGAAGACGAAGACGTTCGACTCGAAGGTGTACGAGCGCACCGTGCGCGGCATGACCGGGCGCTCCCCCGCCGAGTTCCGCGAGTGGCAACACCGCGAGCTCCTCGCGGCCCGCATGAGGGACGTCGTGCGCGCCCCGGTGCGCATTTCCGAGTCCGAGGTGTGGGACCGCTACGTCGACGAGAAGTCGACCGCCGCGCTCAACTACATCCCGGTGCGTGCATCCTACATGGAGAAGTACGCCGTCACGGCCACGGACGCCCAGGTGGAAGAGTGGGCGAAGGACGCGACGAACGCGGCCACGGTCGAAGGCAACACGATCCGGCACGTGCTCGTCAAAATCGACAAGTCCGCGAAAGACGAGGACAAAGCGGCCGCCAAAGCCAAGCTCGAGGCCGCCATCGACCGCATCAAGAAGGGCGCACCCTTCGCCGACGTGGCCAAAGAGGTCTCGAACGACACGGGCTCGGCCATGCGCGGCGGCGACGTCGGCACCAAGACCGACGGGTTCGTCGAGCCCTTCAAGAAGGCCGCCGACGCCTTGAAGCCAGGGGAGATGAGCGGCGCCGTCGAGACGCAGTTCGGCTTCCACGTCATCCGCAAGGACGACGACGGCAAAGAGAAGCGCAAGAAGGCCTACCTGAAGGCCAAGTCGCTCGAGGCCGCCAAAGACCTCGCCTCCAAGATCCTCGCCGAGATCAAGGCCGGCAAGAGCCCCGACGACGTGACCAAGGCCGCCATCGCCCCGCTCGTGAAGGCGCCGCCCCCGGCCCCCGCGCCCGCTCCCCAGGCCTCGAAAGACGCCGGCGCGGACGCCGCATCGGGCGATGCCGGTGCGCCTCCCCCGAAGGTCTACGTGGCCGACACCGACCAGGAGCGCCCGCAGCCCCTCACGGGCAGCGCCGTGAACCGCCAGGCTCCCCCGATCCCCGGCATCCCCGAGGACGCCGACACCAAGGTCCGCCTCTTCGCCTTCGAGTCGAAGCCCGGCGCCATCATGGACGAGCCGCTCCGCGTCGACGACGGCTTCATGATCGTGCTCATCCGCGAGCAGAAGCCCGCCACCCAGGCCGACTTCGAGAAGGACCGCGACGGCTACGCGTCGATGCTCCTCGCCGCCAAACAGGCCGAGGCCCTCGCGCTCTACGTGCAGCGCCTCCGCGAGGCCTCGAAGGCCAACATCAAGACGAACCTCGACCTCGCCACGGGCCAGAAGCGCAAGGGCGACGCCGGCGCGCCCAGTCCGATGGACGACGACGACGGCATGTGA
- a CDS encoding insulinase family protein has translation MKRLPPIPYETFVLPNGLRTVVVPQPTLHRAHVGVYVRVGSRFETPETNGLSHFLEHMLYRGTSRLRSANAVNHAFESLGGYLYAATHSDFGVFSVTLPEESLEAASALFAEVLTDPGFFDIDIEKGIVAEEILEDLDDEGRQVDADNLCRELLFPNHPLGYTITGDEPRVRSFDERMLRAHHTRHYTAENCVLVLSGKVTAEAARKLAEAHFTGIPRGPRIVAEPFTGTQKKPRIKLVENVTSQTELRLSLRAFSEASPERPTIDMLMRILDDGMSTRVYHRICDSQGLCYDVGAAFDGYEDQGVIDFSAGTQHSRTTKVAREMLDLVRELAASGPTEAELDKARKRNAWDIEAMLDSPEDLGSFYGGGYLFERFETVEERLEKNAAVTREAIRDLVAELAKPARLNVLAVGMLEDGEGKKLSELVKSYR, from the coding sequence TTGAAGCGCCTCCCTCCCATTCCCTACGAGACCTTCGTCCTCCCGAACGGGCTGCGCACCGTCGTCGTGCCGCAGCCCACGCTCCACCGCGCGCACGTCGGGGTGTACGTCCGTGTCGGCTCGCGCTTCGAAACGCCGGAGACGAACGGGCTCTCGCACTTCCTCGAGCACATGCTCTACCGCGGCACCTCGCGCCTCCGGAGCGCGAACGCGGTGAACCACGCGTTCGAGTCTCTCGGCGGGTACCTCTACGCCGCCACCCACTCCGACTTCGGCGTCTTCTCGGTCACGCTCCCCGAAGAGAGCCTCGAGGCCGCGAGCGCCCTCTTCGCCGAGGTCCTCACCGACCCGGGCTTCTTCGACATCGACATCGAGAAGGGCATCGTCGCCGAAGAGATCCTCGAGGACCTCGACGACGAGGGCCGCCAGGTCGACGCCGACAACCTGTGCCGCGAGCTCCTCTTCCCGAACCACCCCCTCGGGTACACCATCACGGGCGACGAGCCCCGCGTCCGCTCGTTCGACGAGCGTATGCTCCGCGCGCATCACACACGTCACTACACCGCCGAGAACTGCGTGTTGGTGCTCTCGGGCAAGGTCACGGCCGAGGCCGCGCGCAAGCTCGCCGAGGCGCATTTCACCGGGATCCCGCGCGGCCCGCGCATCGTCGCCGAGCCCTTCACGGGCACGCAGAAGAAGCCGCGCATCAAGCTCGTCGAGAACGTGACGAGCCAGACGGAGCTCCGGCTCTCGCTCCGCGCCTTCTCCGAGGCGAGCCCCGAGCGGCCGACGATCGACATGCTCATGCGCATCCTCGACGACGGCATGTCCACGCGCGTCTACCACCGCATCTGCGACTCCCAAGGCCTCTGCTACGACGTAGGCGCGGCGTTCGACGGCTACGAAGATCAGGGCGTCATCGATTTCTCCGCCGGCACGCAGCACTCCCGCACGACCAAGGTCGCCCGCGAGATGCTCGATCTCGTGCGCGAGCTCGCCGCCTCCGGCCCCACCGAGGCCGAGCTCGACAAGGCCCGAAAGCGCAACGCGTGGGACATCGAGGCCATGCTCGACTCCCCCGAGGATCTCGGCAGCTTCTATGGCGGCGGGTATTTGTTCGAGCGCTTCGAGACGGTCGAAGAGCGCCTCGAGAAGAACGCGGCCGTCACCCGCGAGGCCATCCGTGACCTCGTCGCCGAGCTCGCGAAGCCGGCGCGCCTCAACGTGCTCGCCGTAGGCATGCTCGAGGACGGCGAAGGAAAGAAGCTCTCCGAGCTCGTCAAGTCGTACCGCTGA
- a CDS encoding amidohydrolase family protein, with the protein MLCDIVIRDGLTFDGTGKVPPRILNVGIRDGKVVKLTTEALEVGPTTRVVDAKGKWVMPGFVDVHTHYDAEVLRAPSLSESVRHGVTTVTIGSCSIGAVLSEPEDCSDLFTRVESVPREHVLPLLRETKTWSTPKELVSFLGSHPLGPNLATFLGHSDLRARVLGLGRAVDETVRPSEGELREMETWLREAIDCGFVGLSTMTNPWDKLDGDRYRSAKLPSTYATWGEYRRLHRVLRERGAVLQSAPSLVTKVNSLLFMLESAGLFFRKPLKTTLITLADAKSSPGLHRVIAKAAELLNRFFGADLRWQTLPMPFEVYADGIDLVVFEEFGAGEAALHLADEASRNTLMRDREYRRTFRKDYEKKFSPRVWHRDFHDARIVACPDETVVGKTFGEVAELRKLHPVDAFLDLVVEHGKKLRWNTTIANHRAREVERMVSEPAALVGFSDAGAHIRNMAFYAFPLHLLRLVRRASLEGRTVMSIERAVHRLTGEIADFLGIDAGHLREGSRADVVVIDPAALDERLDVYHEATMEGFGDLRRMVNRSDGAVECVLVAGRVAFEHDEAEGARFHPDLGRRTGFGRFLPARTAARTVEAGRSVDVGEGPKPEAAERAA; encoded by the coding sequence ATGCTCTGCGACATCGTGATTCGGGACGGGCTCACGTTCGACGGCACCGGCAAGGTCCCGCCGCGCATCCTCAACGTGGGCATTCGTGACGGGAAGGTCGTGAAGCTCACGACCGAGGCGCTCGAGGTCGGTCCCACGACGCGCGTCGTCGACGCGAAGGGCAAGTGGGTCATGCCGGGGTTCGTCGACGTGCACACCCACTACGACGCCGAGGTGCTGCGCGCGCCGAGCCTCTCCGAGTCGGTGCGGCACGGCGTGACCACGGTCACGATCGGGTCGTGCTCGATCGGCGCCGTGCTCTCCGAGCCGGAGGACTGCTCCGATCTCTTCACGCGCGTCGAGTCGGTGCCGCGCGAGCACGTGCTGCCGCTCCTCCGCGAGACGAAGACCTGGTCGACGCCGAAGGAGCTCGTGAGCTTCCTCGGCTCGCACCCGCTCGGGCCGAACCTCGCGACGTTCCTCGGTCACTCCGATCTCCGCGCGCGTGTGCTCGGGCTCGGGCGCGCCGTCGACGAGACCGTGCGCCCCTCGGAGGGTGAGCTCCGTGAGATGGAGACGTGGCTCCGCGAGGCCATCGACTGCGGGTTCGTCGGGCTCTCGACCATGACGAACCCGTGGGACAAGCTCGACGGCGATCGCTACCGCTCGGCGAAGCTGCCCTCGACCTACGCGACGTGGGGCGAGTACCGCAGGCTCCACCGTGTGCTCCGCGAGCGTGGGGCCGTGCTCCAGTCGGCGCCGAGCCTCGTCACCAAGGTGAACTCGCTGCTCTTCATGCTCGAGAGCGCGGGCCTCTTCTTCCGCAAGCCGCTCAAGACGACGCTCATCACGTTGGCCGACGCGAAGTCGAGCCCCGGGCTCCACCGGGTCATCGCGAAGGCCGCCGAGCTCTTGAACCGCTTCTTCGGCGCCGACCTGCGCTGGCAGACGCTGCCCATGCCGTTCGAGGTCTACGCCGACGGGATCGACCTCGTGGTCTTCGAGGAGTTCGGCGCCGGAGAGGCCGCGCTCCACCTCGCCGACGAGGCCTCGCGGAACACCCTCATGAGGGACCGTGAGTACCGCCGAACCTTCCGAAAAGACTACGAAAAGAAGTTCTCTCCCCGGGTCTGGCACAGGGACTTTCACGACGCGCGCATCGTGGCCTGCCCCGACGAGACCGTGGTCGGCAAGACGTTCGGCGAGGTCGCCGAGCTGAGGAAGCTCCACCCGGTCGACGCCTTCTTGGATCTCGTCGTCGAGCACGGGAAAAAGCTCCGGTGGAACACCACCATCGCGAACCACAGGGCGCGCGAGGTCGAGCGCATGGTGTCGGAGCCTGCGGCGCTCGTCGGCTTCAGCGACGCGGGCGCGCACATCCGCAACATGGCCTTCTACGCGTTCCCGCTCCACCTGCTCCGGCTCGTGCGGCGCGCGTCGCTCGAGGGCCGGACCGTGATGTCCATCGAACGCGCCGTTCACCGCCTGACCGGAGAGATCGCGGACTTCCTCGGCATCGACGCGGGCCACCTCCGCGAGGGCTCGCGCGCCGACGTCGTGGTGATCGATCCGGCCGCGCTCGACGAGCGCCTCGACGTCTACCACGAGGCCACCATGGAGGGCTTCGGCGACCTCCGTCGCATGGTGAACCGCAGCGACGGCGCGGTCGAGTGCGTGCTCGTCGCGGGGCGCGTGGCCTTCGAGCACGACGAGGCGGAGGGCGCGCGGTTCCACCCCGACCTCGGGCGGCGCACGGGCTTCGGCAGGTTCCTCCCGGCTCGCACGGCAGCGCGCACCGTCGAAGCGGGTCGCTCGGTCGACGTGGGCGAAGGGCCGAAGCCCGAGGCCGCCGAGAGGGCGGCATGA
- a CDS encoding TetR/AcrR family transcriptional regulator, with translation MSTLDAVRKLPKRKEKEPEKATRRTQGERRETMTRRLLDAARDELVLSGYAGATTARVCERAGVSQGALFRHFPTREALMVAVAEDVGARLLAGYEASFRERSRDGAPLDELLRRALRLVREVCRGHENQALYELVVASRVDPRLREVVGPRRASYHAAIVALSAGLFPGLAEVMGAQFPLLVGTLLAVFDGEALHGFVLDRDPVADEARIELLVSLVMGAVPRSAS, from the coding sequence ATGAGCACACTCGATGCGGTTCGTAAGTTGCCGAAACGAAAAGAGAAAGAGCCCGAGAAGGCGACCCGCCGGACGCAAGGCGAGCGCCGCGAGACGATGACCCGGAGGCTCCTCGACGCGGCCCGTGACGAGCTCGTCCTCTCGGGTTACGCGGGGGCGACCACGGCGCGGGTGTGCGAGCGCGCGGGGGTGTCGCAGGGGGCGCTCTTTCGTCACTTCCCGACGCGCGAGGCCCTCATGGTCGCGGTCGCCGAGGACGTGGGGGCGCGCCTCCTCGCGGGCTACGAGGCCTCGTTCCGTGAGCGTAGCCGCGACGGCGCCCCCCTCGACGAGCTCCTCCGCCGCGCCCTCCGCCTCGTGCGGGAGGTCTGTCGCGGCCACGAGAACCAAGCGCTCTACGAGCTCGTCGTCGCCTCGCGGGTCGATCCTCGGCTGCGCGAGGTGGTCGGTCCGCGGCGGGCCTCGTACCACGCGGCGATCGTCGCGCTCTCGGCGGGGCTCTTCCCCGGCCTCGCCGAGGTCATGGGAGCGCAGTTTCCCCTGCTCGTGGGCACCTTGCTCGCCGTGTTCGACGGCGAGGCGCTGCACGGGTTCGTCCTCGACCGTGACCCCGTGGCCGACGAGGCCCGCATCGAGCTGCTCGTCTCGCTCGTGATGGGAGCCGTGCCTCGAAGCGCGTCGTGA